Proteins found in one Sorghum bicolor cultivar BTx623 chromosome 1, Sorghum_bicolor_NCBIv3, whole genome shotgun sequence genomic segment:
- the LOC110430881 gene encoding uncharacterized protein LOC110430881 produces MGMAGTQLLAYRLFLCTRLDAGELARLPQVRSPTCYRVKLRVPATPPCAFAALAPSQPSPTSLKALAEPFFPNSGRSIAARGQSSSNFPRSCQVAQQTRSELLNLFVALVLSLLHHGGRPIAAPPYRCFRCRCPRGQATSSHCGTSYGHQQVRTSPGKLPRCYNAADEHSNAETTISGEVPCFQFATRDFERQFDVLQGSNCTDCDSDYAPEESDPQWVASEFVDPSGFSELPDFPSHQGKPDKFKDQPNTGPPIENRPVGRCQIPIRGKRTRTGRNVPVTWQSGTRIEMSTYGSSHAPASSGAYAWTGRAAPLARCAHTWRGAAPGSATL; encoded by the exons ATGGGCATGGctggcacgcagctgcttgccta TCGCCTTTTTCTCTGCACACGGCTTGACGCCGGCGAACTTGCTCGGCTGCCCCAAGTCCGCTCACCCACTTGCTACCGAGTCAAGTTGAGAGTCCCAGCAACTCCGCCTTGCGCTTTCGCTGCCCTAGCACCCAGCCAACCATCCCCTACCTCCCTCAAAGCTCTGGCTGAGCCCTTCTTCCCCAACTCTGGTAGAAGCATCGCCGCCCGTGGCCAGAGCTCCTCCAACTTTCCCCGTAGCTGCCAAGTGGCTCAGCAGACTCGAAGTGAGCTTCTGAATCTTTTCGTAGCTTTAGTTTTATCTCTACTGCATCATGGTGGCCGGCCCATCGCTGCGCCACCGTACCGTTGCTTCCGGTGCCGCTGCCCGCGCGGCCAGGCCACCTCGAGCCATTGCGGGACAAGCTACGGCCACCAACAGGTGCGCACTAGTCCAGGCAAGCTTCCCCGCTGCTACAATGCCGCCGACGAGCACTCCAACGCCGAAACCACGATCTCCGGCGAGGTCCCCTGTTTCCAGTTCGCGACCAGGGACTTCGAGCGACAATTTGATGTTCTCCAGGGGTCTAATTGCACAGActgtgactcag actacgctccggaggaatctgatcctcagtgggttgcttctgAGTTTGTGGATCCATCTGGTTTTTCTGAGTTGCCGGACTTCCCTTcccaccaaggcaa GCCAGACAAGTTCAAAGACCAACCCAATACTGGACCCCCGATTGAAAACCGGCCTGTGGGCCGTTGCCAAATCCCGATCAGG GGAAAACGTACACGTACTGGCCGTAATGTGCCCGTGACCTGGCAGTCTGGAACACGGATAGAGATGAGCACGTACGGGAGCTCGCACGCACCAGCGTCCAGCGGCGCGTACGCATGGACGGGACGTGCCGCCCCGCTGGCCCGCTGCGCCCACACGTGGCGCGGCGCCGCGCCCGGCTCGG
- the LOC8065823 gene encoding probable inactive receptor kinase At2g26730, which yields MNGSKCDIRRRRKWRPWRWWLVASWVLAVFLQRGGAAEVTELDLEERRDERRDLLVLRDTLRSALDLHSNWTGPPCHGERSRWRGVSCDGDGRVVRVALDGAQLTGTLPRGALRAVSRLEALSLRGNALHGALPGLDGLPRLRAVDLSSNRFSGPIPRQYATSLRDLARLELQDNLLSGTLPAFEQHGLVVFNVSYNFLQGEVPGTAALRRFPASAFDHNLRLCGEVVNAECLEGPTTSSGAPAYGSSGSSPVVVRPPAGDGGRAARKHARFRLAAWSVVAIALIAALVPFAAVFIFLHHRKKSQEVRLGGRASAAVTAAEDIKDKVEVEQGRGSGSRSTESGKGGELQFFREDGQASFDLDELFRSTAEMLGKGRLGITYRVTLQAGPVVVVKRLRNMSHVPRRDFTHTMQLLGKLRHENVVDLVACFYSKEEKLVVYEHVPGCSLFQLLHGNRGEGRTPLPWPARLSIAQGMARGLAYLHKSMPYFHRPPHGNLKSSNVLVFFSAAANGGQQKQAVPKLTDHGFHPLLPHHAHRLAAAKCPEFARRGGRRLSSRADVYCLGLVLLELVTGKVPVEEDGDLAEWARLALSHEWSTDILDVEIVGDRGRHGDMLRLTEVALLCAAVDPDRRPKVQDAVRMIDEIADGDGSELDRR from the exons ATGAACGGGAGCAAGTGTGACATCAGACGACGACGCAAGTGGAGGCCATGGCGGTGGTGGCTCGTCGCTTCGTGGGTTCTAGCGGTGTTCCTGCAGCGGGGCGGCGCCGCGGAGGTGACGGAGCTGGACCTGGAGGAGCGCCGTGACGAGCGGCGCGACCTGCTGGTGCTGCGCGACACGCTGCGGTCGGCGCTGGACCTGCACTCCAACTGGACGGGTCCTCCGTGCCACGGCGAGCGTAGCCGGTGGCGCGGCGTGTCGTGCGACGGCGACGGGCGCGTGGTCCGCGTGGCGCTCGACGGCGCGCAGCTCACGGGCACGCTCCCGCGTGGCGCGCTCCGCGCCGTGTCGCGCCTCGAGGCGCTGTCCCTGCGCGGGAACGCGCTCCACGGCGCGCTCCCGGGGCTCGACGGCCTGCCGCGGCTCCGCGCCGTCGACCTGTCCAGCAACCGGTTCTCGGGCCCCATCCCGCGCCAGTACGCCACGTCGCTGCGGGACCTCGCGCGGCTCGAGCTCCAGGACAACCTGCTCAGCGGCACCCTCCCGGCGTTCGAGCAGCACGGCCTCGTCGTCTTCAACGTCTCCTACAACTTCCTCCAGGGCGAGGTCCCCGGCACCGCCGCGCTGCGCCGGTTCCCCGCGAGCGCGTTCGACCACAACCTCAGGCTCTGTGGCGAGGTTGTGAACGCCGAGTGCCTGGAGGGCCCGACGAcgtcgtccggtgctccagcgtATGGAAGCAGCGGCAGCAGTCCGGTcgtcgtgaggccgccggctGGCGACGGCGGTCGGGCGGCACGGAAGCACGCGCGGTTCAGGCTGGCGGCGTGGAGCGTCGTGGCGATCGCCCTCATCGCGGCGCTGGTGCCGTTCGCGGCTGTGTTCATCTTCCTGCACCACAGGAAGAAAAGCCAGGAGGTCCGTCTCGGCGGCCGTGCCAGTGCCGCAG TGACGGCGGCGGAGGACATCAAGGacaaggtggaggtggagcaaGGCCGAGGGAGCGGCAGCCGGAGCACGGAGTCCGGCAAGGGGGGCGAGCTGCAGTTCTTCCGCGAGGACGGGCAAGCCAGCTTCGACCTCGACGAGCTCTTCCGGTCCACGGCGGAGATGCTCGGCAAGGGGCGGCTGGGGATCACGTACCGGGTGACCCTCCAGGCCGGCCCCGTCGTCGTCGTGAAGCGGCTGCGCAACATGTCGCACGTGCCGCGCAGGGACTTCACGCACACCATGCAGCTCCTGGGCAAGCTCCGGCACGAGAACGTCGTCGACCTCGTCGCGTGCTTCTACTCCAAGGAGGAGAAGCTGGTCGTGTACGAGCACGTTCCCGGGTGCAGCCTCTTCCAGCTCCTGCATG GAAACAGAGGCGAGGGGAGGACGCCGCTGCCGTGGCCGGCGCGGCTGTCGATAGCGCAGGGCATGGCGCGCGGGCTGGCGTACCTGCACAAGTCGATGCCGTACTTCCACCGGCCGCCGCACGGCAACCTCAAGTCGTCCAACGTGCTCGTCTTCTTCTCGGCGGCTGCCAATGGCGGACAGCAGAAGCAGGCGGTGCCGAAGCTGACGGACCACGGCTTCCACCCGCTGCTCCCGCACCACGCGCACCGGCTGGCGGCGGCCAAGTGCCCCGAGTTCGCGCGCCGCGGCGGCAGGCGGCTGTCGTCCCGCGCCGACGTGTACTGCCTAGGCTTGGTGCTGCTGGAGCTGGTGACGGGGAAGGTGCCCGTGGAGGAAGACGGCGACCTGGCGGAGTGGGCGCGGCTGGCGCTCAGCCACGAGTGGTCCACGGACATCCTCGACGTGGAGATCGTCGGCGACCGGGGACGGCACGGGGACATGCTCAGACTCACCGAGGTCGCTCTCCTCTGCGCCGCCGTCGATCCCGACAGGCGGCCCAAGGTGCAGGACGCCGTCAGGATGATCGACGAGATCGCCGACGGCGACGGATCAGAGCTAGATCGTCGTTGA